The following are encoded in a window of Zymoseptoria tritici IPO323 chromosome 4, whole genome shotgun sequence genomic DNA:
- a CDS encoding replication factor C subunit 2, translating into MSFFDIRARKAAADAKAAQSSKAAPAETNRQQPWVEKYRPKSLDDVTAQDHTVTVLRRTLQSANLPHMLFYGPPGTGKTSTVLALAKQLYGPELIKTRVLELNASDERGISIVREKVKNFARMQLSNPPSGPAGEEYRKKYSCPPYKIIILDEADSMTQDAQSALRRTMETYSKITRFCLICNYVTRIIDPLASRCSKFRFKSLDEGNAGKRIEDIARLEAVTLEDGVVETLLRCSEGDLRKAITFLQSAARLVGAIQGPPTTTKRKRKTAVEDDEEDGDAMDIDTSSTTSPPITVAIISEIAGVIPDPTIDRLVASLTPKSSSQPAPYAPIAQAVEDLVAEGWSAGQIVSQLYDKIVIWNETVGDRAKGKIMAVFSEADKRLVDGSDEHLTVLDLCLRVAGELGGDR; encoded by the exons ATGTCGTTTTTCGACATACGAGCACGGAAAGCGGCGGCCGACGCCAAAGCAGCACAATCCTCCAAAGCCGCCCCGGCCGAGACGAATCGCCAGCAGCCATGGGTGGAGAAATA CCGCCCGAAGTCCCTCGACGATGTCACCGCCCAAGACCACACTGTCACCGTCCTCCGCCGTACCCTCCAGTCCGCCAATCTCCCGCACATGCTCTTCTACGGCCCACCTGGAACAGGAAAGACATCCACAGTCCTCGCACTCGCCAAACAGCTCTACGGCCCCGAATTGATCAAGACTCGCGTCCTCGAGCTCAACGCCTCCGACGAGCGAGGCATCAGCATTGTCAGAGAAAAGGTCAAGAACTTTGCTCGCATGCAGCTCAGCAACCCGCCAAGTGGACCAGCAGGAGAGGAATACAGGAAGAAGTACTCGTGTCCACCGTACAAGATCATCATCTTGGACGAGGCGGACAGCATGACACAGGACGCGCAGAGTGCGTTGCGGAGGACGATGGAGACATATTCAAAGATCACACGGTTTTGCTTGATCTGCAACTATGTCACAAGGATCATTGATCCGCTGGCAAGTCGATGCAGCAAATTCAGGTTCAAGAGTTTGGATGAAGGAAATGCAGGGAAGAGGATCGAGGATATTGCAAGACTGGAGGCTGTCACTCTGGAAGACGGCGTGGTGGAGACACTTCTTCGCTGCAGCGAGGGCGACTTGCGGAAAGCCATCACATTCTTGCAATCGGCTGCGAGACTAGTCGGTGCGATCCAGGGCCCTCCGACAACTACCAAGCGGAAGCGAAAGACCGCagtcgaagacgacgaagaagatggcgacGCAATGGACATCGACACATCTTccacaacctcacctcccatCACCGTCGCGATCATCTCCGAAATCGCCGGCGTCATTCCCGATCCGACCATCGACCGACTCGTCGCCTCCCTCACTCCCAAATCCTCTTCGCAACCCGCTCCCTACGCTCCCATCGCACAAGCCGTGGAGGACCTTGTAGCAGAGGGCTGGTCAGCAGGGCAGATCGTCTCACAGCTGTACGATAAGATCGTCATCTGGAATGAGACCGTGGGTGACCGGGCGAAGGGTAAGATCATGGCAGTATTCTCGGAAGCGGACAAGAGGCTGGTGGACGGGAGTGATGAGCATTTGACGGTGCTAGACTTGTGTTTGAGAGTTGCCGGGGAGTTGGGAGGTGATCGATGA